The Elusimicrobiota bacterium genome has a window encoding:
- a CDS encoding ATP-binding cassette domain-containing protein, with amino-acid sequence MNDKRILLKVQGLNFEIGSFSLKDINLSVNSGDYMVLLGKNGAGKTLFLDCLCGLRKLKSGEIFIGDRDVAGLPPRERNIGYVPQDYALFPKMKVKQNISFGLEIRKINKEVIREKVGRMADLLGISKLLENYPKGLSGGEKQKVALGRALIIEPGMLLLDEPVSALDEPTKMKCCQEFLKIQKETGVTILHVCHNIDEVLMVAQRVCFFDNGKIVQSGPLNELIKKPANEVVAGFFKKEKC; translated from the coding sequence ATGAATGATAAAAGAATTCTTCTTAAAGTACAAGGGCTGAATTTTGAAATAGGCTCTTTTAGTTTAAAAGATATAAACCTTTCCGTGAATTCCGGGGATTACATGGTTCTCCTCGGCAAAAATGGCGCGGGAAAAACACTGTTTCTTGATTGTCTGTGCGGTTTAAGAAAATTAAAAAGCGGTGAAATATTTATTGGTGACAGGGATGTGGCCGGCCTTCCGCCCAGGGAAAGAAATATCGGTTATGTGCCGCAGGACTACGCCCTTTTTCCAAAAATGAAAGTAAAACAAAATATTTCCTTCGGGCTTGAAATCAGAAAAATAAACAAAGAGGTGATAAGGGAGAAAGTCGGCAGAATGGCGGATTTACTGGGAATTTCCAAACTGCTTGAAAATTATCCCAAAGGTTTAAGCGGCGGGGAAAAACAGAAAGTTGCTTTAGGGCGCGCTCTGATTATCGAGCCAGGGATGCTTCTGCTTGATGAACCGGTCAGCGCATTGGACGAGCCAACCAAAATGAAGTGCTGTCAGGAATTTTTAAAAATTCAGAAAGAAACTGGCGTGACAATCCTGCATGTATGCCATAATATAGACGAGGTTTTAATGGTAGCTCAAAGGGTTTGTTTTTTTGATAACGGAAAGATAGTCCAGTCAGGACCGCTAAATGAGTTGATCAAAAAACCCGCGAATGAAGTAGTTGCAGGTTTTTTTAAAAAAGAAAAATGTTAA